A region from the Pseudomonas cucumis genome encodes:
- a CDS encoding GNAT family N-acetyltransferase, which translates to MSVTLAPMDNADFVTFAERAVAEYGQGMVASGEWGQEEASQKSRNVFEQLLPQGRLTENNQLWVIKDEDRRIGELWIALRHAGTRLSAFILDIYIEPGSRRRGYAWQSMLAAETWARQAGCEEIRLHVFGRNEAARGLYEQLGYGVASLTMAKPLPSA; encoded by the coding sequence ATGTCTGTCACCTTGGCTCCAATGGATAACGCGGACTTCGTGACGTTCGCCGAAAGAGCCGTTGCCGAATATGGCCAGGGCATGGTCGCCTCAGGTGAGTGGGGGCAGGAAGAGGCATCGCAAAAGTCCAGAAACGTCTTCGAGCAATTGTTGCCGCAAGGGCGACTGACTGAAAACAATCAACTCTGGGTGATCAAGGACGAAGATCGGCGCATCGGTGAACTGTGGATCGCCCTGCGACATGCCGGTACGCGGCTGAGCGCTTTTATTCTGGATATCTACATTGAGCCCGGCTCACGCCGTCGGGGTTATGCCTGGCAATCAATGCTGGCCGCTGAAACATGGGCGCGCCAGGCGGGGTGCGAGGAAATACGCTTGCATGTGTTTGGCCGCAACGAGGCGGCTCGTGGTCTTTATGAACAACTGGGTTATGGCGTCGCCAGTCTGACGATGGCGAAGCCGTTGCCGTCTGCCTAA
- a CDS encoding aKG-HExxH-type peptide beta-hydroxylase: MDTGNSGQRELSVDDLFQGTTFLPDTESSRFDVLLERVSRNRYTTFTVLYAELFRLFPDSPHLAVFFEQAVNLILLEPQEQHPIINDPVFQIWQGLTFRHTNLVLTEKSEETGELEKLLIGFPDMLARVKAKDTSRLIHDCPPVYRFDVDPLIAMAVPPSYKFPEDEATRKQLERDGHPVRFFSDIVSIALLRIEHTWPACHERFKKLVKAICYLPDGSFRSCSASRYTGVILLSSRDNSILDLEESLVHEATHQLLYYIVEMCPVIEEVASREASFTLPWSGQKRDLYGYFHAFYVYIALVKYLERVRSRSSEELQRAQNRLAFIMRGLIRALPDLQASGDFTPQGRQLLENLAKEVRALESKHAGLMTKTAPATVPERALDATA, encoded by the coding sequence ATGGATACCGGGAACAGTGGACAACGTGAGTTATCCGTCGACGATTTATTTCAAGGCACGACATTTCTCCCTGATACGGAGTCCTCTCGATTTGACGTATTACTGGAGCGTGTCAGCCGAAATCGTTATACGACTTTTACTGTGCTGTATGCCGAACTTTTCAGACTGTTTCCCGATTCACCACACTTGGCCGTCTTTTTTGAACAAGCGGTGAATCTTATATTGCTTGAACCTCAGGAGCAGCATCCGATTATTAATGATCCGGTATTTCAAATATGGCAGGGCCTGACGTTTCGTCATACCAATCTGGTGTTGACCGAAAAATCTGAAGAGACAGGCGAGTTGGAAAAACTGCTGATCGGTTTTCCCGATATGCTGGCGCGGGTAAAGGCAAAAGATACATCCCGTTTGATTCATGATTGCCCGCCGGTGTATCGATTCGATGTCGATCCGCTCATCGCGATGGCGGTACCACCCAGTTATAAGTTTCCGGAAGATGAAGCGACCCGCAAGCAATTGGAACGTGATGGTCACCCAGTGCGTTTCTTTAGCGATATAGTCAGTATTGCCTTGTTGCGAATAGAGCACACCTGGCCCGCCTGCCATGAACGCTTCAAGAAACTGGTCAAGGCCATTTGTTATTTACCCGACGGTTCATTTCGAAGTTGTTCGGCGTCCCGTTACACCGGGGTCATCCTGCTGTCGAGCCGGGACAATTCGATACTCGATCTGGAAGAGTCACTGGTGCATGAGGCCACTCATCAACTGCTCTATTACATTGTCGAAATGTGCCCGGTGATCGAAGAAGTTGCCTCGCGGGAGGCGTCGTTCACCCTGCCGTGGTCAGGGCAAAAGCGTGATTTGTACGGCTATTTTCATGCGTTTTACGTGTATATCGCATTGGTCAAATACCTGGAGCGGGTCCGCTCGCGCTCGTCCGAAGAGTTGCAGCGAGCGCAAAACCGGCTGGCGTTCATCATGCGAGGATTGATCCGGGCCTTGCCGGATCTGCAAGCCAGTGGCGATTTCACGCCCCAGGGACGCCAGCTTCTGGAAAACCTGGCCAAAGAAGTCAGGGCACTGGAGAGCAAGCACGCCGGGTTAATGACCAAGACGGCGCCGGCGACAGTGCCTGAGCGTGCGCTGGATGCGACCGCTTGA
- a CDS encoding multinuclear nonheme iron-dependent oxidase produces MAMFDAAQFPEAGVGLEYHLPRRGPRHDSSQEGLDPTVERILAEGLPHFDYVEFQPTHCILEPRLLEVGVQTPSLLHSSSLSLGSVGIAMDREFLNMTRRLCDKTRSPWLAEHISWSRFHGGDTQHFILPTLAQEVADTVVANAIELRELTATLLVLENAPRLFSFSGGEELPEGEFISSVVERSGAGFLLDLDSAMATVRTQGYDLNDYLRSLPLDRLIEVHTGHPQRDWEILRQLFASSPVKAITLEWDISRRTDDAELLALIKAIKSLKPKALFWRGRDQQGAQEVLAEDAQTPLRLRESTWLSIGTESFFIRDRQRDLSLEFGVTLLPLLRHFLSPQTLESALLLPGVLQSPAQDDNLAFLRTLVSHGVLLPVANQSGSVTCNEGKHPLNLWTRWDAALEFYLSTRTGSHTPYISVVDLDTELEQKASTQRQPSAFKDYWSHPFIALENPLLTPCAITQPTLLDSLCNRRTSRTFSDQPLSSAQLSLLLYYTWGATVMEQNRMGDYFLKKTSPAGGSLQGTEVYAVLMNVQGFERGLYHYSVRRHGLELISLEDPRTWISEACGGQAWIKDAAAVFVSTARVERMAWKYEFSRALRVALMDAGHLSQTFSLLATALGLGSFTTAALRDEMFENRLGLDYLEEPVFLVNGVGG; encoded by the coding sequence ATGGCGATGTTTGATGCTGCGCAATTTCCCGAGGCAGGGGTAGGGCTGGAATACCACTTGCCGCGACGCGGTCCTCGGCATGACAGTTCGCAGGAAGGGCTTGATCCAACCGTCGAACGGATTCTCGCCGAGGGCCTGCCGCACTTTGACTATGTCGAATTTCAACCGACCCATTGCATCCTCGAGCCGCGCTTGCTCGAGGTCGGCGTGCAAACACCGAGCCTGCTGCATTCGTCCAGTTTGTCCCTGGGCAGCGTGGGCATCGCGATGGATCGCGAATTTCTGAACATGACGCGGCGACTGTGCGACAAAACCCGCTCGCCGTGGCTGGCCGAGCATATTTCCTGGTCGCGTTTCCACGGTGGCGACACGCAGCACTTCATTTTGCCGACCCTGGCCCAAGAGGTGGCTGATACGGTGGTGGCCAATGCCATCGAATTGCGCGAGCTCACGGCCACACTGCTGGTGCTGGAAAACGCGCCGCGGTTGTTTTCATTCTCGGGTGGAGAAGAACTGCCCGAAGGTGAATTCATCTCCAGTGTGGTGGAGCGCAGCGGGGCGGGTTTCCTGCTGGATCTGGACAGCGCGATGGCGACCGTCAGAACCCAGGGGTATGACCTGAACGACTATTTGCGTTCGTTGCCGCTGGACCGATTGATTGAGGTTCACACCGGCCATCCGCAGCGGGATTGGGAGATCTTGCGCCAACTGTTCGCCTCATCCCCGGTGAAAGCGATCACCCTGGAGTGGGATATTTCCCGCAGAACCGATGACGCGGAACTGCTGGCGTTGATCAAAGCCATCAAGTCCTTGAAGCCCAAGGCCCTGTTCTGGCGGGGCCGTGATCAACAGGGCGCGCAAGAGGTGCTGGCGGAGGATGCGCAGACTCCTTTGCGACTCAGGGAGAGCACCTGGCTCAGCATCGGGACGGAGTCGTTTTTTATTCGGGATCGGCAACGAGACCTGAGCCTGGAGTTTGGCGTGACGTTGCTGCCGTTACTGCGCCATTTCCTGAGCCCGCAAACGCTGGAAAGTGCCTTGTTGCTGCCGGGCGTTTTGCAAAGTCCTGCACAGGACGACAACCTGGCGTTTCTGAGGACACTGGTCAGCCATGGTGTTTTGCTGCCCGTGGCGAATCAATCGGGTTCGGTCACCTGTAACGAAGGTAAGCATCCGCTCAATCTTTGGACCCGCTGGGACGCCGCGCTGGAGTTTTACCTGAGTACCCGGACCGGCTCGCACACACCCTACATCAGCGTTGTCGATCTGGACACGGAGCTGGAGCAAAAAGCCTCGACGCAACGCCAGCCTTCGGCGTTCAAGGACTATTGGTCCCATCCGTTCATCGCCCTGGAAAATCCGCTGCTGACGCCCTGTGCGATCACTCAGCCGACGCTGCTGGACTCGCTGTGCAATCGCCGCACGTCACGAACCTTCAGTGACCAGCCGTTGAGTTCGGCGCAACTGTCTTTGTTGCTCTACTACACCTGGGGCGCGACCGTCATGGAGCAGAACCGCATGGGCGACTACTTCCTGAAGAAGACCTCGCCGGCCGGCGGTTCGCTGCAGGGTACCGAGGTGTATGCGGTGCTGATGAACGTGCAGGGTTTCGAGCGGGGCCTTTACCACTATTCAGTACGCCGTCATGGGCTTGAGCTGATTTCCCTGGAAGATCCGCGAACCTGGATCAGCGAGGCTTGTGGTGGACAGGCGTGGATCAAGGATGCGGCAGCGGTGTTCGTTTCCACGGCGCGGGTCGAGCGAATGGCCTGGAAATACGAATTCAGCCGCGCACTGCGGGTGGCGCTGATGGATGCCGGGCATCTGAGTCAGACCTTTTCACTGCTGGCCACCGCCCTGGGCCTGGGCTCTTTTACCACTGCGGCATTACGTGATGAAATGTTCGAAAACCGCTTGGGGCTCGATTATCTGGAGGAACCGGTGTTTCTGGTCAACGGAGTCGGGGGGTGA
- the emhC gene encoding efflux RND transporter outer membrane subunit EmhC gives MSKSLLSIAVAAFVLSGCSLIPDYQQPEAPVAGQYPQGPAYSPAQAPNQAAAEQGWKQFFHDPALQQLIQTALENNRDLRVAALNIDAYAAQYRIQRADLFPAVSATGSGSRQRVPARASQTGEANISSSYSATVGISAYELDLFGRVRSLSEEALQKYFATEEARRSTQISLVASVANAYLTWQADKELLKLTQETLGAYEESFKLTSRSNEVGVASALDLAQSRTSVENARAQLAKYTRQVAQDENSLVLLLGTGIPANLQAAKPLSDDLLSEVPAGLPSDLLQRRPDILQAEYNLKAANANIGAARAAFFPSISLTANAGSLSPDLSGLFKGGSGTWLFQPQINLPIFNAGSLRASLDYSKIQKDISVANYEKSIQTAFQEVADGLAARQTYTEQLQAQRDFVSANQDYYRLAERRYRIGVDSNLTFLDAQRQLFSAQQALITDRLAQLTSAVNLYKALGGGWNEQTAKNEPLKEEAPKMKLF, from the coding sequence ATGAGCAAGTCGCTACTCTCCATCGCAGTCGCCGCCTTCGTGCTGAGCGGCTGCTCGCTGATACCCGATTATCAGCAGCCTGAAGCACCGGTGGCGGGCCAATACCCGCAAGGCCCGGCCTATTCGCCGGCCCAGGCGCCCAACCAGGCCGCTGCCGAACAAGGTTGGAAGCAGTTTTTCCACGACCCGGCGTTGCAACAGCTGATTCAGACCGCGCTGGAGAACAACCGTGACCTGCGTGTCGCGGCGCTGAACATCGACGCTTATGCGGCTCAGTACCGCATTCAGCGTGCCGATCTGTTCCCGGCCGTTTCGGCCACCGGCAGCGGCAGCCGTCAGCGAGTTCCGGCACGGGCCTCGCAAACCGGTGAAGCGAACATCAGCAGTTCCTACTCGGCTACCGTCGGCATCAGTGCCTATGAACTCGACCTGTTCGGTCGGGTGCGCAGCCTGAGCGAAGAAGCCCTGCAGAAGTATTTCGCCACTGAAGAAGCGCGTCGCAGCACGCAGATCAGCCTGGTGGCCAGCGTGGCCAATGCCTACCTGACCTGGCAGGCTGACAAAGAGCTGCTGAAACTGACCCAGGAAACCCTCGGCGCCTATGAGGAGAGTTTCAAACTCACCTCGCGCAGCAATGAAGTGGGTGTAGCCTCGGCGCTGGACCTGGCCCAGTCGCGTACCTCGGTGGAAAACGCCCGCGCGCAACTGGCCAAATACACCCGTCAGGTCGCCCAGGATGAAAACAGCCTGGTGCTGCTGCTCGGCACCGGTATCCCGGCCAATCTGCAAGCGGCCAAGCCACTGTCGGACGACCTGCTGAGCGAAGTGCCGGCCGGCCTGCCGTCGGACTTGCTGCAACGTCGTCCGGACATCCTCCAGGCCGAATACAACCTCAAGGCCGCCAACGCCAACATCGGCGCGGCACGGGCGGCGTTCTTCCCGAGCATCAGCCTGACCGCCAATGCCGGCTCCCTGAGCCCGGACTTGTCCGGTCTGTTCAAGGGCGGTTCGGGCACCTGGTTGTTCCAGCCGCAGATAAACCTGCCGATCTTCAACGCCGGCAGCCTGCGCGCCAGCCTGGATTACTCGAAAATCCAGAAAGACATCAGCGTGGCGAACTACGAGAAGTCCATTCAAACGGCCTTCCAGGAAGTTGCCGATGGCCTGGCCGCACGCCAGACCTACACCGAGCAGTTGCAGGCTCAGCGTGATTTCGTCAGCGCCAACCAGGACTACTACCGTCTGGCCGAGCGTCGTTACCGCATCGGTGTCGACAGCAACCTGACCTTCCTCGACGCCCAGCGTCAGCTGTTCAGTGCCCAACAGGCGCTGATCACCGACCGCCTGGCGCAGCTGACCAGCGCGGTCAATCTGTACAAGGCATTGGGCGGTGGCTGGAATGAACAGACGGCGAAGAACGAGCCGTTGAAAGAAGAAGCGCCGAAGATGAAGTTGTTCTGA
- the emhB gene encoding efflux RND transporter permease subunit EmhB has product MSKFFIDRPIFAWVIALVIMLVGALSILKLPINQYPSIAPPAIAISVTYPGASAQTVQDTVVQVIEQQLNGIDNLRYVSSESNSDGNMTITATFEQGTNSDTAQVQVQNKLNLATPLLPQEVQQQGIRVTKSVKNFLMVIGVVSRDGSMTKDDLSNYIVSNMQDPISRTAGVGDFQVFGAQYAMRIWLDPAKLNNYNLTPVDVKTAIAAQNVQVSSGQLGGLPALPGQQLNATIIGKTRLQTAEQFKAILLKVNKDGSQVRVGDVAEVGLGGENYSISAQFNGAPASGLAVKLANGANALDTAKALRNTIDTLKPFFPEGMEVVFPYDTTPVVTESIKGVVETLVEAIVLVFLVMFLFLQNFRATVITTMTVPVVLLGTFGILAAFGFSINTLTMFGMVLAIGLLVDDAIVVVENVERVMSEEGLSPKEATKKSMGQIQGALVGIALVLSAVLLPMAFFSGSTGVIYKQFSITIVSAMALSVLVALIFTPALCATMLKAIPKGEHGTPKRGFFGWFNRSFDRGVKSYERGVGNMLAHKAPYLLAYLIIVVGMIWLFTRIPTAFLPEEDQGVLFAQVQTPAGSSSQRTQVVVDEMREFLLRPSNEGGEGDAVASVFTVTGFNFAGRGQSSGMAFIMLKPWEERNADNSVFKLAARAQQHFFTFRDAMVFAFAPPAVLELGNATGFDVFLQDRAGIGHEKLMEARNQFLGMAAQSKVLSQVRPNGLNDEPQYQLEIDDEKASALGVTLTDINNTLSIALGSSYVNDFIDRGRVKKVYIQGLPGARMSPEDLKKWYVRNSAGTMVPFSSFAKGEWIYGSPKLARYNGVEAMEILGAPAPGYSTGEAMAEVEALAKKLPAGVGISWTGLSYEERLSGSQAPALYALSLLMVFLCLAALYESWSIPIAVMLVVPLGIIGALMATSLRGLSNDVYFQVGLLTTIGLAAKNAILIVEFAKELHEQGRSLRDAAIEACRMRLRPIIMTSLAFVLGVVPLAISTGAGSGSQHAIGTGVIGGMITATVLAIFWVPLFFVTVSSMGQRKIADQDDDAIEPSKEAG; this is encoded by the coding sequence ATGTCGAAATTTTTTATCGACCGTCCGATTTTCGCCTGGGTGATTGCCCTGGTGATTATGCTGGTCGGGGCTCTATCGATTCTCAAACTGCCGATCAACCAGTACCCAAGCATTGCGCCACCGGCCATTGCGATCTCTGTGACCTACCCGGGCGCGTCTGCACAAACCGTGCAGGACACCGTGGTGCAGGTGATCGAGCAACAGCTCAACGGTATCGATAATCTGCGTTATGTCTCGTCGGAAAGTAACTCCGACGGCAACATGACCATTACCGCGACCTTCGAGCAGGGCACCAACTCCGATACCGCGCAGGTTCAGGTCCAGAACAAGCTGAACCTGGCCACCCCGCTGCTACCGCAAGAAGTGCAGCAACAGGGCATCCGCGTGACCAAGTCGGTGAAAAACTTCCTGATGGTCATCGGCGTGGTGTCGCGCGACGGCAGCATGACCAAGGACGACCTGTCCAACTACATCGTGTCGAACATGCAGGACCCGATTTCGCGCACGGCCGGTGTCGGTGACTTCCAGGTCTTCGGTGCCCAGTACGCGATGCGAATCTGGCTCGACCCGGCCAAGTTGAATAACTACAACCTGACCCCGGTGGACGTGAAAACCGCCATCGCGGCGCAGAACGTTCAGGTCTCGTCCGGTCAACTTGGCGGTTTGCCTGCCCTGCCCGGCCAACAGCTGAACGCGACGATCATCGGCAAGACCCGTCTGCAGACTGCCGAGCAGTTCAAGGCGATCTTGCTGAAGGTCAACAAGGACGGTTCGCAAGTGCGCGTCGGCGACGTTGCGGAAGTCGGTCTGGGTGGCGAAAACTACTCGATCAGCGCCCAGTTCAACGGCGCCCCGGCCTCCGGCCTGGCGGTGAAACTGGCCAACGGCGCCAACGCCCTCGACACCGCAAAAGCCCTGCGCAACACCATCGACACCCTCAAGCCGTTCTTCCCGGAAGGGATGGAAGTGGTGTTCCCGTACGACACCACCCCGGTGGTGACCGAGTCGATCAAGGGTGTGGTTGAAACCCTGGTTGAAGCGATCGTACTGGTGTTCCTGGTGATGTTCCTGTTCCTGCAAAACTTCCGCGCCACCGTCATCACCACGATGACCGTGCCGGTGGTATTGCTGGGTACGTTCGGGATCCTCGCGGCGTTCGGCTTCAGCATCAACACCCTGACCATGTTCGGTATGGTGTTGGCCATCGGCTTGCTGGTGGACGATGCCATCGTCGTGGTGGAAAACGTCGAACGGGTCATGAGCGAAGAAGGACTGTCACCCAAGGAGGCCACCAAGAAATCCATGGGGCAGATCCAGGGTGCGTTGGTCGGTATTGCCTTGGTTCTGTCGGCAGTACTGTTGCCGATGGCGTTCTTCAGTGGCTCCACCGGTGTGATCTACAAGCAGTTCTCGATCACCATCGTCTCGGCCATGGCCCTGTCGGTACTGGTCGCGTTGATCTTCACCCCGGCGCTCTGCGCCACCATGCTCAAAGCGATTCCGAAAGGTGAGCACGGCACGCCGAAACGCGGCTTCTTCGGCTGGTTCAACCGCAGCTTCGACCGTGGCGTCAAAAGCTACGAGCGCGGCGTCGGTAACATGCTCGCGCACAAGGCTCCGTACTTGCTGGCGTACCTGATCATCGTGGTTGGCATGATCTGGTTGTTCACCCGTATTCCAACGGCGTTCCTGCCGGAAGAAGACCAGGGCGTACTGTTTGCCCAGGTGCAGACACCGGCCGGTTCCAGCTCCCAGCGCACGCAAGTGGTCGTGGACGAAATGCGCGAATTCCTGCTGCGTCCGAGCAATGAAGGCGGCGAAGGCGACGCAGTGGCCTCGGTGTTTACCGTGACCGGCTTCAACTTCGCCGGCCGTGGTCAGAGTTCGGGTATGGCGTTCATCATGCTCAAACCATGGGAAGAACGTAACGCCGACAACAGCGTGTTCAAACTGGCGGCCCGTGCCCAACAGCACTTCTTTACCTTCCGTGATGCCATGGTGTTTGCCTTCGCGCCACCGGCGGTACTGGAACTGGGTAACGCTACCGGTTTCGACGTGTTTCTACAGGACCGCGCCGGTATCGGTCACGAAAAGCTGATGGAAGCCCGTAACCAGTTCCTCGGCATGGCGGCGCAAAGCAAGGTCCTGTCGCAAGTCCGTCCTAACGGTCTGAACGACGAGCCGCAATACCAGCTGGAAATCGACGATGAGAAGGCCAGCGCCCTGGGCGTGACCCTCACCGACATCAACAACACCCTGTCGATTGCCCTGGGCAGTAGCTATGTGAACGACTTCATCGACCGCGGTCGCGTGAAGAAGGTTTACATCCAAGGCCTGCCTGGCGCTCGCATGAGCCCCGAAGACCTGAAGAAGTGGTACGTGCGCAACAGCGCCGGCACCATGGTTCCGTTCTCGTCGTTCGCCAAGGGTGAGTGGATCTACGGTTCGCCGAAACTGGCCCGTTACAACGGCGTAGAAGCGATGGAAATCCTCGGTGCCCCGGCGCCAGGCTATTCCACCGGTGAAGCGATGGCCGAAGTCGAAGCCCTGGCCAAGAAACTGCCGGCCGGTGTCGGTATTTCCTGGACCGGCCTGTCGTACGAGGAACGTCTGTCCGGCTCGCAAGCGCCAGCGTTGTACGCCTTGTCGCTGCTGATGGTGTTCCTGTGTCTGGCGGCGTTGTATGAAAGCTGGTCGATCCCGATCGCGGTGATGCTGGTGGTACCGCTGGGGATCATCGGTGCGCTGATGGCGACCAGCCTGCGCGGCCTGTCCAACGACGTGTACTTCCAGGTGGGGCTGTTGACCACGATCGGGCTGGCGGCGAAAAACGCCATTCTGATCGTCGAGTTCGCCAAGGAACTGCATGAGCAAGGACGTAGCCTGCGCGATGCCGCAATCGAAGCCTGCCGGATGCGTCTGCGACCGATCATCATGACCTCGCTCGCGTTCGTGCTCGGCGTGGTACCACTGGCCATTTCCACGGGCGCCGGTTCGGGTAGCCAGCATGCGATCGGTACCGGGGTGATTGGCGGTATGATCACGGCCACTGTGCTGGCGATCTTCTGGGTCCCATTGTTCTTTGTCACCGTGTCGTCCATGGGTCAGCGCAAAATCGCCGACCAAGATGACGACGCTATTGAACCTTCTAAAGAGGCTGGCTAA
- a CDS encoding efflux RND transporter periplasmic adaptor subunit → MQFKPAVTALVTAVALASLLSGCKKEEAAPAAPAPQVGVVTLQPQAFTLTSELPGRTSAFRIAEVRPQVNGIILKRLFKEGGDVKAGQQLYQIDPSVYDATLKSAEANLRSTKSISDRYKQLVDEQAVSRQEYDTALANRLQSEASLQSAQINVRYTKVYAPISGRIGRSSVTEGALVSSGQTDAMAVIQQLDPIYVDVTQSSVELLELRRELESGRLQKAGDNAAAVKLTLEDGSQYTLDGKLEFSEVSVDQTTGSVTLRAVFPNPDHTLLPGMFVHAKLQAGVDSAAILAPQQGVTRDLKGSPTALVVGPDNKVELRQLKASRTVGNQWLIEDGLKAGDRVITEGLQFVRPGVEVKATEATNVGIKSPAPAHAANTAVGGKGE, encoded by the coding sequence ATGCAATTCAAGCCAGCTGTTACCGCTCTGGTTACTGCCGTCGCCCTGGCATCGCTGCTCAGCGGATGTAAAAAGGAAGAGGCGGCACCTGCCGCACCAGCCCCTCAGGTCGGCGTCGTAACCCTGCAACCTCAAGCCTTCACCTTGACGTCCGAACTTCCGGGGCGCACCAGTGCGTTCCGCATCGCCGAAGTTCGCCCACAGGTCAACGGCATCATTCTCAAACGACTGTTCAAGGAAGGCGGCGACGTCAAGGCCGGTCAGCAGCTCTATCAGATCGACCCATCGGTCTATGACGCGACCCTGAAAAGCGCCGAAGCCAACCTGCGTTCGACCAAGTCGATCTCCGACCGCTACAAGCAACTGGTCGACGAACAGGCTGTCAGCCGTCAGGAATACGACACAGCGCTGGCCAACCGCCTGCAATCGGAAGCGTCCCTGCAGAGCGCCCAGATCAACGTGCGCTACACCAAGGTTTACGCACCGATCTCTGGTCGCATCGGCCGTTCGTCGGTGACCGAAGGCGCGCTGGTCAGCAGCGGCCAGACCGACGCCATGGCCGTCATTCAGCAACTGGACCCGATCTACGTCGACGTCACCCAGTCTTCGGTGGAGCTGCTTGAGCTGCGCCGCGAACTGGAAAGCGGTCGTCTGCAAAAGGCTGGCGACAACGCCGCCGCGGTCAAGCTGACCCTGGAAGACGGCAGCCAGTACACGCTGGACGGCAAGCTTGAGTTCTCCGAAGTTTCGGTTGACCAGACCACTGGCTCCGTGACCCTGCGTGCCGTGTTCCCGAACCCTGATCACACCCTGCTGCCGGGCATGTTCGTTCACGCGAAGCTGCAGGCCGGTGTGGACAGCGCGGCGATTCTGGCTCCGCAACAAGGCGTGACCCGCGACCTCAAAGGCTCTCCGACCGCGCTGGTCGTCGGTCCGGACAACAAGGTCGAACTGCGTCAGCTCAAGGCCAGCCGCACCGTCGGTAACCAATGGCTGATTGAAGACGGTCTGAAAGCCGGCGATCGCGTGATCACCGAAGGGCTGCAATTCGTCAGACCTGGCGTTGAAGTCAAGGCCACTGAAGCCACGAACGTTGGCATAAAGAGCCCGGCCCCCGCACACGCAGCTAACACAGCTGTCGGCGGCAAAGGGGAGTAA
- the emhR gene encoding efflux system transcriptional repressor EmhR yields the protein MVRRTKEEAQETRSQILEAAEKAFYERGVARTTLADIATLAGVTRGAIYWHFSNKADLVQAMLDTLHEPLDEMAKASESEDELDPLGCMRKLLIHLFHQVALDPKTRRINEILFHKCEFTDEMCDLRQQRRTASLDCNVRIALALSNAVNRGQLPENLDTARAAISLHAYIDGILYQWLLAPDSFQLHTEAERCVDTGLDMLRLSPSLRN from the coding sequence ATGGTCCGTCGTACCAAAGAGGAAGCTCAAGAAACCCGAAGCCAGATACTCGAAGCGGCAGAAAAAGCCTTTTACGAGCGGGGCGTGGCCCGCACGACGCTGGCGGATATCGCTACCCTGGCCGGCGTGACTCGCGGGGCCATCTACTGGCATTTCAGTAACAAGGCGGATCTGGTGCAGGCGATGCTCGATACCTTGCATGAGCCGCTGGATGAAATGGCCAAGGCCAGTGAAAGCGAAGATGAACTCGATCCGCTGGGTTGCATGCGCAAACTGCTGATTCATTTGTTTCATCAAGTTGCCCTGGACCCGAAAACCCGACGCATCAACGAGATTCTGTTTCATAAGTGCGAATTCACCGATGAAATGTGCGATCTGCGCCAGCAGCGCCGAACGGCCAGTCTCGATTGCAATGTGCGAATCGCTCTGGCCCTGAGTAATGCGGTGAATCGCGGGCAATTGCCGGAAAACCTCGACACTGCTCGCGCGGCCATCAGTTTGCATGCCTATATAGATGGCATTCTGTATCAATGGCTGTTGGCGCCCGACAGTTTTCAACTGCACACCGAGGCCGAGCGCTGCGTCGATACAGGGTTGGATATGCTGCGCTTGAGTCCCAGCCTGCGCAATTGA